One segment of Pyricularia oryzae 70-15 chromosome 3, whole genome shotgun sequence DNA contains the following:
- a CDS encoding ligninase H2, whose product MRPTLLTAALAVAPALAYPGMGTPEQNKQVRAAMAAGENFHDKLVRDITKASSNIKQPRQCSKRCEGTDNDDAEDGDEEVDGADGGRDPDENHHLDSLELIGDLIGMPNNKLSSTGFAIKELLTTTGGAPESGEAYRPGELARKGTAACAKDTCCIWKYVADDMVPIFRGNSGRCTNLARAAIRMGFHDAGGWSRTTGPLGGADGSLILAPEEILRSDNRGLEEIVAQTKQWYAQYSRYGVGMADLVQFAANVATVVCPLGPRVRTFIGRKDSSVPSPKGLLPPVDGSADFLIEMFRNKTIEPHGLTALLGAHTTSQQRFVDPSRAGDPQDSTPGVWDILYYQQTLNQVPTPQRVFKFQSDVVLSQHPLIKQEFSLFAAKDNGQSHWNFDYAREYIRLSLLGVNNINTLTECTKSLPPRIRAFSAPDEDLVSKWLQGGIAGETARKIMNGDSLNGGKGILSLVSGLLGKLKSRF is encoded by the coding sequence ATGCGTCCCACACTTCTCACCGCCGCCCTCGCGGTGGCTCCAGCCCTCGCCTACCCGGGCATGGGCACACCAGAGCAGAACAAGCAGGTCCGCGCCGCCATGGCCGCGGGCGAAAACTTCCACGACAAGCTTGTCCGCGACATCACCAAGGCGTCCTCCAACATCAAGCAGCCCCGCCAGTGCAGCAAGAGGTGCGAGGGCACTGACAACGACGATGCCGAGGACGGAGACGAGGAGGTCGACGGCGCCGATGGCGGTCGCGACCCCGACGAGAACCACCACCTCGACTCGCTCGAGCTGATCGGCGACCTGATCGGCATGCCCAACAACAAGCTCTCCAGCACCGGCTTCGCCATCAAGGAGCTGCTGACCACGACCGGAGGCGCCCCCGAGAGCGGCGAGGCGTACCGTCCCGGCGAGCTGGCCCGCAAGGGCACGGCGGCCTGCGCCAAGGACACGTGCTGCATCTGGAAGTACGTCGCCGACGACATGGTGCCCATCTTCAGGGGCAACTCGGGCCGCTGCACGAACCTGGCCCGCGCGGCCATCCGCATGGGCTTCCACGACGCAGGTGGCTGGTCCCGGACCACGGGCCCGCTCGGAGGCGCCGACGGCTCGCTGATCCTGGCACCCGAGGAGATTCTGCGCTCCGACAACCGCGGTCTCGAGGAGATCGTCGCGCAGACCAAGCAGTGGTACGCGCAGTATTCCAGGTATGGCGTGGGCATGGCCGACCTGGTCCAGTTCGCCGCCAACGTCGCCACCGTCGTCTGCCCGCTCGGCCCGCGCGTGCGCACCTTTATCGGCCGCAAGGACTCGTCCGTCCCGTCGCCCAAGGGCCTGCTCCCCCCCGTCGACGGCAGCGCCGACTTTTTGATCGAGATGTTCCGCAACAAGACCATTGAGCCGCACGGCCTGACCGCGCTCCTCGGCGCCCACACCACCTCGCAGCAGCGATTCGTCGACCCGTCCCGCGCCGGCGACCCACAGGACAGCACCCCGGGCGTGTGGGATATCCTCTACTACCAGCAGACCCTGAACCAGGTGCCGACGCCGCAGCGGGTGTTCAAGTTCCAGTCGGACGTGGTGCTGTCGCAGCACCCGCTCATCAAGCAGGAGTTCAGCCTGTTCGCGGCCAAGGACAACGGCCAGTCGCACTGGAACTTTGACTACGCCCGCGAGTACATCCGCCTGTCGCTGCTGGGCGTCAACAACATCAACACCCTGACCGAGTGCACAAAGTCGCTGCCGCCTAGGATCAGGGCCTTCAGCGCTCCCGACGAAGACCTCGTCAGCAAGTGGCTGCAGGGCGGCATCGCCGGCGAGACGGCCAGGAAGATCATGAACGGCGACAGCCTCAATGGTGGCAAGGGAATTTTGAGTCTCGTCTCGGGGCTTCTTGGTAAGCTCAAGAGCCGATTCTGA
- a CDS encoding surface protein 1: MQFSTTTLITLLASVAAAAPVSTIAATWTVTGFKRTCNAADTVCKVEFGLNGTGCSYEVKAASLASQASVNGVTCGPYQVTSGWSGQFGPGNGFTTWSVADWSKRLIAFPSYADRDIPNGKVVSPDRSFAVQAL; the protein is encoded by the coding sequence ATGCAGTTCTCAACCACCACCCTCATCACCCTCCTGGcctccgtcgccgccgccgcccccgtcTCCACCATCGCGGCCACCTGGACCGTCACCGGCTTCAAGCGCACCTGCAACGCCGCCGACACGGTTTGCAAGGTCGAGTTCGGCCTCAACGGCACCGGCTGCAGCTACGAGGTCAAGGCGGCGTCCTTGGCCTCGCAGGCCAGCGTCAACGGCGTCACCTGCGGCCCCTACCAGGTCACGAGCGGCTGGAGCGGCCAGTTCGGCCCCGGCAACGGCTTCACCACCTGGAGCGTCGCCGACTGGAGCAAGAGGCTCATCGCCTTCCCCAGCTACGCCGACCGCGACATCCCCAACGGAAAGGTCGTCAGCCCCGACAGGAGCTTTGCCGTGCAGGCTCTGTGA
- a CDS encoding 3-phytase, giving the protein MVASSIGVLLAAVLLGGTSTIVTAAPVELELNVTALTPGIIDSDWTAAYYPKSGAAPLLLANDAGTATGGFRVFGLDGAPTLSQAGHVIAGRTKLVAPLYNASGAGDDFLVTIATTDSVVRLYSLPDLAVVPIAEPLVTLGDWNAVCSWGSYFFLFGKGGRAFQYLVRPADGGSFEVLEVRALPAPVVFVGCAVSPRDAKLYLTEDVDQDVYVMDVGDMAGQPTLKKVKGVKDATGIALYSSGDQEYVFVAQESQLSVYGPDWTLLGTVQLAGLDDIEIQGLSIYQAQTSTYPSGAITFAIEADATEGFGTTSLQPILDALSIPPNTAYTPRSEPTGPRTCARCSDNGFCPTVGCPKTCTSCLLGFSGPTCSTPRCEADCSGRGTCVGPNKCACDAGWGGLHCSFVLVEADRETDAAGGDGDDPAVWISPVSKELSRVITTVKSEAGAGLNVFDLEGKLVQQFTAGQPNNVDVIYGFKAGDRVVDLAFAGCRSDETLCLFEITSNGTITTIPGGIQPLPKGYKVYGSCVYRSPKSNRQYLFVNSKKARYLQYELTSTESGTLQTTLVRDFTGGSGGQVEGCVVDDRNSWLFLGEEPRALWRYGAEPDDGTEGLEIAVFGDGKLNAEVEGVTLVEGKTPQEGYILVSNQGVSSYAVYRRAEPHEYVATFSIVASADGKIDAVSNTDGITAVATGLGPNFPHGLVVVHDDANQLPEGGTSTEASFKMISLEKIFGGPLKELNLLDHVDANWDPRA; this is encoded by the exons ATGGTCGCTTCCTCCATTGGCGTTCTCCTCGCAGCCGTCCTGCTGGGCGGCACGTCGACCATCGTCACTGCTGCCCCGGTCGAGCTCGAGCTCAACGTTACGGCCCTGACCCCAGGCATCATCGATTCGGACTGGACCGCCGCCTATTACCCAAAATCCGGGGCCGCGCCACTGCTGCTTGCCAACGACGCAGGTACCGCCACGGGTGGGTTCCGCGTTTTTGGTCTTGATGGCGCCCCGACGTTAAGCCAGGCTGGACACGTCATCGCCGGCAGGACCAAGCTAGTCGCCCCTTTGTATAATGCCAGCGGGGCTGGGGACGATTTCCTCGTCACGATAGCGACAACCGACTCTGTCGTTCGCCTGTATTCGCTCCCAGACTTGGCCGTGGTCCCGATTGCTGAGCCTCTAGTCACCCTGGGCGACTGGAACGCGGTTTGCTCGTGGGGTAGTTATTTCTTCCTGTTTGGCAAGGGCGGTCGTGCGTTTCAATACCTCGTCCGCCCGGCGGACGGCGGCAGCTTCGAGGTCCTCGAGGTCCGCGCCCTGCCCGCTCCGGTCGTCTTTGTAGGCTGCGCAGTCTCGCCTCGCGATGCGAAGCTCTACCTGACCGAAGACGTCGATCAGGACGTCTATGTCATGGACGTCGGCGATATGGCCGGCCAGCCTACGCTAAAAAAGGTCAAGGGTGTCAAGGACGCCACTGGTATTGCTTTGTACTCGTCGGGCGACCAGGAATACGTCTTTGTGGCACAAGAGTCTCAACTCTCCGTGTATGGTCCCGATTGGACCCTCCTCGGCACTGTCCAGCTGGCAGGCCTAGACGACATTGAAATCCAAGGCTTGAGCATCTACCAAGCCCAGACGTCCACGTACCCGTCCGGCGCCATCACCTTTGCCATTGAAGCCGACGCCACCGAAGGCTTCGGCACCACATCACTGCAGCCCATCCTCGACGCGCTGTCCATCCCACCAAACACCGCCTACACCCCGCGCAGCGAACCCACTGGCCCGCGCACCTGTGCTCGTTGCTCCGACAACGGCTTCTGCCCGACAGTCGGCTGTCCCAAAACCTGCACATCCTGCCTGCTCGGCTTCTCGGGTCCGACCTGCTCAACCCCACGTTGCGAGGCCGACTGCTCCGGACGCGGGACATGCGTCGGCCCGAACAAGTGCGCGTGCGACGCTGGCTGGGGAGGCCTGCATTGCTCGTTCGTACTGGTCGAGGCTGATCGCGAGACGGATGCAGCTGGCGGCGACGGTGACGATCCGGCGGTTTGGATCTCGCCGGTCAGCAAGGAGCTCTCGCGCGTCATCACGACTGTCAAGTCTGAGGCAGGTGCCGGGTTGAACGTGTTTGACCTAGAGGGTAAACTTGTGCAGCAATTTACAGCCGGGCAGCCCAACAATGTCGACGTCATATATGGGTTCAAGGCTGGCGACAGGGTTGTCGATCTGGCTTTTGCCGGGTGCAGGAGTGATGAGACCTTGTG TCTCTTTGAAATAACCTCCAACGGCACCATAACCACCATTCCAGGCGGCATCCAGCCCCTCCCCAAGGGCTACAAGGTGTACGGGTCTTGCGTCTACCGGTCCCCCAAATCCAACCGGCAGTATCTGTTTGTCAACTCCAAAAAGGCACGGTACCTACAGTACGAACTTACTTCCACCGAGTCCGGCACGCTGCAGACGACGCTGGTACGTGATTTCACCGGCGGCTCGGGCGGACAGGTCGAGGGCTGCGTTGTCGACGATCGTAACAGTTGGTTGTTCCTGGGTGAGGAGCCGCGCGCTCTGTGGCGGTACGGCGCCGAGCCCGACGATGGCACCGAGGGGCTGGAGATTGCTGTCTTCGGTGATGGCAAGCTCAACGCCGAGGTGGAGGGCGTGACGCTGGTCGAGGGCAAAACTCCCCAAGAGGGTTACATCTTGGTGTCAAACCAGGGCGTCAGCTCGTATGCCGTCTACCGCCGAGCCGAGCCGCACGAATACGTGGCTACTTTTTCCATTGTAGCATCAGCAGATGGAAAGATCGATGCCGTTTCAAACACTGATGGCATCACTGCGGTGGCAACTGGACTGGGGCCCAACTTCCCTCATGGTTTAGTCGTCGTGCACGATGATGCCAATCAGCTGCCTGAAGGAGGTACCAGCACTGAAGCCAGTTTCAAGATGATTAGTTTGGAGAAGATCTTTGGAGGGCCTCTGAAGGAGCTCAACTTGCTCGATCATGTCGACGCAAACTGGGATCCCCGCGCGTAA